From the genome of Nocardia sp. NBC_01503, one region includes:
- a CDS encoding DNA repair ATPase gives MQSRTGRRIGGESGGRAAAETTLDSGTYEILRVRLAEHAAELARRAALLNRQRVEEFGGSELTLLGTERMRTANNCVPRDVVALPDGRMVFGYNIFVGTRPETTVEDVFAVHRFAPRADPPRGDRDASGFEFRSAEPTGLFDDPRFQHDFAELYRYYSQTRLLRLRRVEGRLLAVFQTGQRTGDIRVLRWQLDPGGSIRYLDNRGERDHVFPPAHEFEWIETTRDDQVLGRHPHLSILGEVFVETLGGTLTIKVENNTESGAGVYSEPVDEPLQSLADADVHYARLGPLILLRVRPYNENDWRHLVFNIRTRDVVRLDGIGQSCRRLPEDQGIIFPGGYYLATGAHKRFDTVVDDLEYERTIRAGNGEDVLYVFHARAAGRTLLLPYNLVRTEVANPLSCQGYALFDEGTLTVLRALSDEPTRVHPMQVWRTPFVSDTHAAAQPVGSGPLHRVGNAELVRGISDCLAVARMVDEMRPNAAVFEAVIAACTRAADHYHWLGEPDLGDAAAPLDELRSTAAQVLDEYAKVTALTAHASAAVDTAAEQATTLIRRARTDAQRSADDWVRLLAELHRAQGKLVTLRDMRYADTDRIAAIDAALTEALGDAGRQAIEFLSGADAFTGYHSELDDLLEQAGAITTVADAEPVRQRLTERSDALRIVTEIVGALDIADATVRTGILTRIGAVLAGVNRVRATVQARRGELASEEGRAGFAAEFTLLGQAITGALAICDSPDACDEQLATLLLAIENLETRFGEIDDFADRLSTKREDVYEAFSARKQALLDERAQHGERIAASAQRILAGIGRRVAALDSLDEVNTWFASDPMVTRLRTAIADLRALGDQVRAEELEGRLRAARQEAGRVLRDRADLYDDGGESIRLGRHRFAVDTRPVELTMVPHEGTMWFTITGTDYRAPVRDSDFDTTRPYWSQVLVSETTEVYRAEHLAMSILAEAERDGGLDALREAAGTEGDLAELVRKVAAGRYDEGYERGVHDHDATAILGAVLRLYPGAGLLRFPAAERAAAQLWWRFALDGDEGARTHWRTRAGSLARARTVFGRTAAVDRVCVELGSRIDEFAEAFGFGDFAGALAGEYLFEELSASASGFAASSDARLLLERFRRALDAPTWTAFESDLDALATESAGAAALTTRYQLVRAWLTAYLEQSDDGLELACALPEAVAIVLCGTAFPRYESAATLSATVPGLLGTHSRITQRELSFRVDEILARCRRFRLERVPGFRAYQRRRTELATDARNRLRLDEFRPRALNGFVRNRLLDEVYLPLIGDNLAKQLGTVDDSGSTDRSGLLLLISPPGYGKTTLMEYVAARLGLILVKVNGPALGRDVISIDPAHAPNATARRELEKINFALQLGNNVLLYLDDIQHTAPELLQQFISLCDGQRRMEGVWDGHTRTYDLRGKRFAVCMAGNPYTEQGTRFHIPDMLANRADVWNLGDVLSGRDDLFALSYLENALTTNPVLAPISSRDRADLEVLVRMARGDEPATADRLTHPYTATELTEITSVLRKLLRIQEVVMSVNRAYIASAATAEASRTEPPFQLQGSYRNMNALTERVVPVMNDAELETLIDDHYLGEAQTLTTGAESNLLKLAELRGRRTAEQAERWSEVKRAYLRERALGSADDDPMVRAIGALGLLGDRIAGIESALRTIESNSASGRHSRSA, from the coding sequence ATGCAGTCGCGTACCGGCCGCCGGATCGGAGGGGAATCCGGCGGCCGGGCCGCGGCCGAGACGACACTGGACTCCGGCACCTACGAAATCCTGCGCGTCAGGTTGGCCGAGCATGCCGCCGAATTGGCCCGGCGCGCAGCGCTTCTCAACCGGCAGCGAGTCGAGGAGTTCGGCGGTTCGGAGCTGACCCTGCTCGGCACCGAGCGCATGCGCACCGCGAACAACTGTGTGCCGCGCGATGTGGTCGCGCTGCCCGATGGCCGAATGGTGTTCGGCTACAACATCTTTGTCGGCACGCGTCCGGAAACAACCGTCGAAGACGTGTTCGCGGTGCACCGGTTCGCGCCTCGGGCCGATCCGCCGCGCGGCGACCGGGACGCATCCGGCTTCGAATTCCGATCCGCCGAGCCCACCGGGCTTTTCGACGACCCCCGGTTCCAGCATGATTTCGCGGAGCTCTACCGGTATTACAGCCAGACCCGGCTGCTGCGATTGCGGCGCGTCGAGGGTCGGCTGCTCGCGGTATTCCAGACCGGACAGCGCACCGGCGATATTCGGGTGCTGCGCTGGCAACTCGACCCCGGCGGGTCGATCCGATACCTGGACAATCGAGGCGAGCGCGATCACGTGTTCCCGCCCGCACACGAGTTCGAGTGGATCGAGACCACCCGCGATGACCAGGTACTGGGCCGGCACCCGCACCTGTCGATCCTGGGTGAGGTGTTCGTCGAGACACTCGGCGGCACGCTCACCATCAAAGTGGAGAACAACACCGAGTCCGGCGCGGGTGTGTACAGCGAGCCGGTCGACGAACCGCTGCAGAGTCTGGCCGACGCGGACGTGCACTACGCCCGGCTCGGTCCGCTGATTCTGCTGCGCGTGCGCCCATACAACGAAAATGACTGGCGGCATCTGGTTTTCAATATTCGCACCCGGGATGTCGTCCGTCTGGACGGTATCGGGCAGTCGTGCCGGCGACTGCCCGAGGATCAGGGCATCATCTTCCCGGGCGGCTACTACCTGGCCACCGGGGCGCACAAACGGTTCGACACCGTTGTCGACGACCTCGAGTACGAGCGGACGATTCGGGCGGGCAACGGCGAGGACGTGCTCTACGTCTTCCATGCCCGCGCCGCGGGCCGCACACTGCTGCTGCCCTACAACCTGGTGCGCACCGAGGTCGCCAATCCCCTGTCCTGCCAGGGGTATGCGCTGTTCGATGAGGGCACCCTGACGGTCCTGCGGGCGTTGTCCGACGAGCCGACGCGCGTCCATCCGATGCAGGTGTGGCGCACACCGTTCGTCTCGGATACCCATGCCGCCGCCCAACCGGTCGGCAGCGGCCCGCTGCATCGGGTCGGTAATGCCGAATTGGTGCGCGGCATCTCCGACTGTCTCGCGGTGGCCCGCATGGTGGACGAGATGCGGCCCAACGCGGCGGTTTTCGAGGCCGTCATCGCGGCATGTACACGCGCCGCCGACCATTATCACTGGCTCGGCGAACCGGATCTGGGCGATGCGGCCGCGCCCCTGGACGAGCTGCGGAGCACCGCCGCACAGGTACTCGACGAGTACGCGAAGGTCACCGCGCTGACCGCGCACGCGAGCGCGGCGGTCGACACCGCGGCCGAACAGGCCACCACGCTCATCCGGCGTGCCCGCACCGACGCACAACGCAGCGCCGACGACTGGGTGCGGCTACTCGCCGAGTTGCACCGCGCACAGGGCAAACTGGTGACACTGCGCGATATGCGCTACGCCGATACGGACCGCATCGCCGCCATCGATGCCGCACTGACCGAGGCACTCGGCGACGCGGGTCGACAAGCGATCGAATTCCTCAGCGGGGCAGATGCCTTCACGGGCTATCACAGTGAGCTCGACGATCTGCTGGAGCAAGCGGGGGCGATCACCACCGTCGCCGACGCCGAACCGGTGCGGCAGCGGCTCACCGAGCGAAGCGACGCGCTGCGAATCGTCACCGAGATCGTCGGCGCTCTCGACATCGCCGACGCCACCGTCCGAACCGGCATTCTGACCCGGATCGGTGCGGTCCTCGCCGGCGTCAACCGGGTACGCGCGACCGTGCAGGCGCGGCGCGGCGAACTCGCGTCCGAGGAAGGACGCGCGGGTTTCGCCGCCGAATTCACGCTGCTCGGTCAGGCGATCACCGGCGCGCTCGCGATCTGCGACTCCCCCGACGCCTGCGATGAGCAGTTGGCGACCCTGCTGCTGGCCATCGAGAATCTGGAGACCCGATTCGGTGAGATCGACGATTTCGCCGACCGGCTCAGCACCAAGCGCGAGGACGTGTACGAGGCGTTCTCGGCGCGCAAACAAGCGCTACTGGACGAGCGGGCACAGCACGGCGAGCGCATCGCCGCCTCGGCGCAACGGATTCTGGCCGGGATCGGCCGTCGCGTCGCCGCGCTGGACTCGCTCGACGAAGTGAACACCTGGTTCGCCTCCGATCCCATGGTGACCCGGTTGCGCACGGCGATCGCGGACCTGCGCGCACTCGGCGATCAGGTGCGAGCCGAGGAGTTGGAGGGTCGGCTGCGCGCCGCCCGGCAAGAGGCCGGACGCGTGCTGCGCGATCGCGCCGACCTTTACGACGACGGTGGCGAGAGCATTCGCCTGGGCCGCCATCGGTTCGCGGTCGACACCCGGCCGGTGGAACTGACCATGGTGCCGCACGAGGGCACCATGTGGTTCACGATCACCGGTACCGACTACCGAGCGCCGGTGCGCGACAGCGACTTCGACACCACCCGCCCGTACTGGTCCCAGGTGCTGGTGTCGGAGACCACCGAGGTGTACCGCGCCGAACACCTCGCCATGTCGATCCTGGCCGAGGCCGAACGCGACGGAGGTCTCGACGCCCTGCGCGAAGCGGCCGGAACCGAGGGCGATCTGGCCGAACTCGTGCGCAAGGTGGCGGCCGGACGCTACGACGAGGGATATGAGCGCGGCGTGCACGACCATGATGCCACGGCGATTCTCGGTGCGGTGCTGCGGTTGTACCCGGGCGCGGGGCTGCTGCGGTTTCCGGCGGCAGAGCGCGCGGCGGCACAGCTGTGGTGGCGCTTCGCCCTCGACGGCGACGAGGGGGCGCGCACCCACTGGCGCACGCGCGCCGGTTCGCTGGCCCGTGCGCGCACCGTCTTCGGCCGGACGGCCGCGGTGGACCGGGTATGCGTCGAATTGGGGAGCCGCATAGACGAATTCGCTGAGGCGTTCGGATTCGGCGATTTCGCCGGTGCGCTCGCCGGTGAATATCTCTTCGAGGAATTGTCGGCATCGGCATCGGGATTCGCCGCCTCGTCGGACGCCAGGCTTCTACTGGAGCGGTTTCGCCGAGCCCTCGACGCACCCACGTGGACCGCGTTCGAATCCGACCTGGACGCGCTCGCCACGGAATCCGCCGGGGCCGCGGCCCTCACGACGCGATACCAACTCGTACGCGCCTGGCTCACCGCTTATCTGGAGCAGTCGGACGACGGGCTGGAGCTGGCCTGCGCCCTGCCCGAAGCGGTGGCCATAGTGCTGTGCGGAACCGCGTTTCCACGCTACGAGTCCGCCGCGACCTTGTCCGCCACGGTCCCGGGCCTGCTGGGTACGCACTCGCGGATCACACAGCGGGAGTTGAGCTTCCGGGTCGACGAAATCCTGGCCCGCTGCCGCCGCTTCCGGCTGGAACGGGTTCCGGGTTTCCGTGCATACCAGCGCCGCCGCACCGAGCTGGCGACCGACGCACGGAATCGCTTGCGGCTGGACGAGTTTCGGCCTCGCGCGCTGAACGGTTTCGTTCGCAACCGCTTGCTCGACGAGGTGTACCTGCCGCTCATCGGCGACAATCTGGCGAAACAGCTCGGCACCGTGGATGATTCGGGCAGCACGGACCGTTCGGGTCTGCTGCTGCTGATCTCACCACCCGGATACGGCAAGACCACGCTCATGGAGTACGTGGCCGCACGGCTCGGGCTGATACTCGTAAAGGTCAACGGCCCCGCCCTCGGCCGTGACGTGATCTCGATAGATCCCGCGCACGCCCCGAACGCCACCGCCCGCCGGGAACTCGAGAAGATCAATTTCGCACTGCAGCTCGGCAATAACGTCCTGCTGTACCTGGACGATATCCAGCACACCGCACCGGAATTGCTCCAGCAGTTCATTTCACTATGCGACGGCCAGCGCCGCATGGAGGGCGTATGGGACGGCCACACCCGCACCTACGATCTGCGCGGCAAACGCTTCGCGGTGTGTATGGCCGGGAACCCGTACACCGAACAGGGCACGCGCTTCCACATCCCCGATATGCTCGCCAATCGCGCCGACGTCTGGAACCTCGGCGATGTGCTCTCGGGCCGCGACGACCTGTTCGCCCTGAGCTACCTCGAGAACGCGCTCACCACCAATCCCGTTCTCGCGCCGATCTCCTCGCGCGACCGCGCGGACCTGGAAGTCCTGGTGCGCATGGCCCGAGGCGACGAACCTGCCACCGCGGACCGCCTCACCCACCCCTATACGGCGACAGAGCTCACCGAAATCACCTCGGTACTGCGCAAACTACTGCGCATCCAGGAGGTGGTGATGTCGGTGAACCGCGCCTACATCGCCTCCGCCGCCACCGCCGAAGCCTCCCGCACCGAACCCCCGTTCCAGCTCCAGGGCTCCTACCGCAATATGAACGCCCTCACCGAACGCGTCGTACCGGTCATGAACGATGCCGAACTCGAAACCCTCATCGACGACCATTACCTCGGCGAAGCCCAAACCCTCACCACCGGAGCCGAATCCAACTTGCTCAAACTCGCCGAACTGCGCGGCCGCCGCACCGCGGAACAGGCCGAGCGATGGTCCGAGGTGAAGAGGGCGTACCTACGCGAGCGGGCACTCGGCAGCGCGGACGACGATCCCATGGTCCGCGCGATCGGCGCGCTCGGCCTGCTCGGCGACCGCATCGCCGGAATCGAATCCGCCTTGCGCACCATCGAATCGAACTCGGCGTCCGGAAGGCACAGTAGATCGGCGTGA
- a CDS encoding MerR family transcriptional regulator produces MGTDFGARYLQIGQVAERTELSLKTIRHYDEVGLVQPSARSAGGFRLYTEADVDRLLVIRRMKPLGFTLAEMKSLLDAVDILDDRTTTTAERTEARAFLRECGAKAGDSAERLRRQLAYAEEFAELLAARTRVPTADQD; encoded by the coding sequence ATGGGTACCGATTTCGGAGCGCGCTACTTGCAGATCGGCCAGGTGGCCGAGCGAACCGAGCTGTCACTCAAGACGATTCGTCACTATGACGAGGTCGGGCTGGTACAGCCGTCGGCCCGCTCGGCCGGCGGGTTCCGGCTCTATACCGAGGCGGATGTGGACCGGCTACTGGTCATCCGCCGTATGAAGCCACTCGGTTTCACCCTCGCGGAGATGAAGTCGCTCCTCGATGCCGTCGACATCCTCGACGATCGCACCACGACCACGGCGGAGCGGACCGAAGCCCGGGCGTTCCTGCGCGAGTGCGGGGCCAAGGCCGGCGACAGCGCGGAACGGTTGCGCCGCCAACTGGCCTATGCCGAGGAGTTCGCCGAGTTGCTTGCTGCTCGCACGCGGGTGCCGACGGCCGATCAGGACTGA
- a CDS encoding SPFH domain-containing protein has translation MSTIAIGLGVLLAVALLLAIAVTLIVSSLFKKVEQGRALIISKMRRVDVTFTGAVVLPVLHKAEYMDISVKTIEIARVGRDGLICRDNIRADIRITFFVRVNKTVEDVIKVAQAIGTTRASDQATLQELFAAKFSEALKTVGKHLDFVDLYTQRHEFRDRIIAVIGTDLNGYSLEDAAIDHLEQTPLNQLDAQNILDAQGIRKITELTAVEHVRTNEFRRHEEKEITRQNVQAREAVLELERQQADAENRQKREVETTRAREEAEIARVQAEERLRSQTAHLRTEEALGIQEQNAGREIAVAEKNRERVIAVESERIEKDRLLEVTARDREVELARIAADREVETEKRTVAEVVRERVAVDKTVAEQEEQINRLRAVEAAERERQAIIIRAEAQAQEHLVKDIKAAEAAEAAAKFKAKEALTLAEADQRSADMRAQAKIRLAEASQAESAAYGLGQAQVKEREADAVEKMGRAEASALREKGLVQAETLREKLKGEAEGLRDKAAAMAALDDATREHEEYRLRLESEKEVELAKVNAHREIAAAQATVLSAGLAKANIDIVGGDSVFLDRIVGSIGLGKGLDQLIGNSEVGKTAATALIGKLAGRNGSGDGERVTVK, from the coding sequence ATGTCTACCATCGCCATTGGACTCGGTGTCCTGCTGGCCGTCGCGCTACTGCTCGCGATCGCCGTCACACTCATTGTCAGCAGTCTGTTCAAAAAGGTGGAACAGGGCCGCGCCCTGATCATTTCGAAGATGCGGCGGGTCGATGTCACCTTCACCGGCGCGGTCGTGCTGCCGGTGCTGCACAAGGCCGAATATATGGACATCTCGGTCAAGACCATCGAGATCGCCCGCGTCGGCCGCGATGGGCTCATCTGCCGGGACAATATTCGCGCCGATATCCGCATCACCTTCTTCGTGCGGGTGAACAAGACCGTCGAGGATGTCATCAAGGTGGCCCAGGCCATCGGCACCACCCGCGCCAGCGATCAGGCCACGCTGCAGGAGTTGTTCGCCGCCAAGTTCTCCGAGGCGCTCAAGACGGTCGGCAAACACCTGGATTTCGTCGATCTCTACACCCAGCGGCACGAGTTCCGTGATCGCATCATCGCGGTCATCGGCACCGACCTCAATGGCTACAGCCTCGAGGACGCCGCCATCGACCATCTGGAGCAGACACCGCTGAACCAGCTCGACGCGCAGAACATCCTGGACGCCCAGGGTATTCGCAAGATCACCGAACTGACCGCCGTGGAACACGTGCGCACCAACGAGTTCCGCCGCCACGAGGAGAAGGAGATCACCCGCCAGAACGTCCAGGCGCGCGAAGCGGTGCTGGAGTTGGAGCGTCAGCAGGCCGACGCCGAGAATCGGCAGAAGCGCGAAGTGGAGACCACCCGCGCCCGCGAAGAGGCCGAGATCGCCCGCGTACAAGCCGAAGAACGGCTGCGCTCGCAGACCGCGCACCTGCGGACCGAGGAGGCCCTGGGCATTCAGGAGCAGAACGCGGGCCGCGAGATCGCGGTCGCGGAGAAGAACCGCGAACGCGTGATAGCCGTCGAATCCGAGCGCATCGAGAAGGACCGGCTGCTCGAGGTCACCGCCCGCGATCGCGAGGTGGAGTTGGCGCGCATCGCCGCCGATCGCGAGGTCGAGACCGAGAAGCGCACCGTCGCCGAGGTGGTGCGGGAACGCGTGGCGGTGGACAAGACCGTCGCCGAGCAGGAAGAGCAGATCAACCGGCTGCGCGCGGTGGAGGCCGCCGAACGGGAGCGGCAGGCCATCATCATTCGCGCCGAGGCGCAGGCGCAGGAACATCTGGTCAAGGACATCAAGGCGGCCGAGGCGGCGGAGGCCGCGGCCAAGTTCAAGGCGAAGGAAGCGCTGACCTTGGCCGAGGCCGATCAGCGCAGCGCCGATATGCGGGCGCAGGCCAAGATTCGGCTCGCCGAGGCATCCCAGGCCGAGTCCGCCGCCTACGGGCTCGGGCAGGCGCAGGTCAAGGAACGCGAAGCCGACGCCGTCGAGAAGATGGGCCGCGCCGAGGCGAGCGCACTGCGGGAGAAGGGTCTGGTCCAGGCCGAAACCCTGCGCGAGAAGCTCAAGGGCGAGGCGGAAGGGTTGCGGGACAAGGCCGCAGCCATGGCGGCCCTGGACGACGCCACCCGCGAGCACGAGGAGTACCGGCTGCGGCTGGAGTCGGAGAAGGAGGTCGAACTGGCGAAGGTCAACGCGCACCGGGAGATCGCCGCGGCACAGGCCACGGTGCTGTCCGCCGGGCTGGCGAAGGCGAATATCGATATCGTCGGCGGCGATTCGGTCTTCCTTGATCGGATTGTCGGTTCCATCGGCCTGGGCAAGGGGCTCGATCAGCTGATCGGGAATTCCGAGGTCGGTAAGACCGCGGCGACCGCGCTCATCGGAAAGTTGGCCGGGCGCAACGGTTCCGGTGACGGCGAGCGGGTCACGGTCAAATGA
- a CDS encoding cytochrome c oxidase assembly protein, with translation MSSSAPTLGDLLRAWTLSPIVDMLLVAGAVIYPWLVLRARSQGMPWPKARAGCWYAGLAVSAVTTNSALAIYSHNLFTAHMLVHLLMIMVVPALFVWAQPIRLVHSASGPHTRARIDRLRTRGPLRSLVSVRFTVPLYTAVILLTHLTGFQQAMATHMWIHDAELMLYFLSGYLLLLPLIGGELTIEPARPHPLRLVVLALCTGPDTLVGVTLMMSTSVLAPAYAASRTWGPTALADQSAAGVIMWVGGDGVMMVLMLIVVAQWIRSGDHGLGPWLDAIRGDATLGQSGADISDIDNEQAALDAYNARLAELHGRPHTLIAHPQNGMTNDE, from the coding sequence ATGAGCAGCTCTGCACCAACGCTCGGCGATCTACTCCGTGCCTGGACCCTGTCCCCGATCGTGGACATGCTGCTGGTCGCCGGTGCGGTGATCTACCCGTGGCTGGTCCTGCGGGCGCGAAGCCAGGGAATGCCCTGGCCGAAAGCGCGGGCCGGGTGCTGGTACGCGGGACTCGCGGTATCGGCGGTGACGACCAACAGCGCACTCGCGATCTATTCGCACAACCTGTTCACCGCGCACATGCTCGTACACCTGCTGATGATCATGGTCGTTCCCGCACTGTTCGTGTGGGCACAGCCGATTCGCCTGGTGCACAGCGCATCCGGCCCGCACACCCGCGCGAGGATCGACCGGTTGCGTACCCGGGGTCCACTGCGATCACTGGTATCGGTCCGGTTCACCGTCCCGCTCTACACCGCGGTGATCCTGCTGACCCATCTCACCGGATTCCAGCAGGCGATGGCCACGCACATGTGGATTCACGACGCCGAGCTGATGCTGTATTTCCTCAGCGGATATCTGCTGTTGCTCCCGCTGATCGGCGGTGAGCTGACCATCGAGCCGGCGCGGCCCCATCCGCTGCGACTGGTCGTCCTGGCCCTGTGCACCGGACCCGATACCCTCGTCGGCGTCACGCTGATGATGTCCACCAGTGTGCTCGCACCCGCCTACGCCGCATCCCGCACCTGGGGACCGACCGCCCTCGCGGACCAGAGCGCGGCCGGAGTGATCATGTGGGTCGGCGGCGACGGCGTGATGATGGTGCTGATGCTCATCGTTGTCGCGCAATGGATTCGGTCCGGCGACCACGGCCTCGGCCCGTGGCTCGATGCTATCCGGGGTGACGCGACTCTCGGGCAGTCCGGCGCCGACATCAGCGATATCGACAACGAGCAAGCAGCCTTGGACGCCTACAACGCCCGGCTGGCGGAACTGCACGGCCGCCCGCACACACTGATCGCCCACCCACAGAACGGCATGACCAATGACGAGTAG
- a CDS encoding MarR family winged helix-turn-helix transcriptional regulator, with product MAAKDTVVGESVDELTDALLAASRLLVALSARSISLVDESITIPQFRTLVILSTRGPSKVVTLASALNVQPSTAARMVDRLVAAELVDRNPNPDSRRELIIELTEQGHRVVNAVTGHRRRELAAVVKRMPEADRSGLVRALTAFTEAGGEPHADLDVDSYQL from the coding sequence GTGGCAGCGAAAGACACGGTGGTCGGAGAGTCCGTCGACGAACTCACCGACGCCCTGCTCGCCGCATCCCGCCTACTGGTCGCGCTGTCCGCACGCTCCATCTCACTGGTCGACGAATCCATCACCATCCCGCAGTTTCGAACCCTGGTGATCCTGTCGACCCGCGGACCATCGAAGGTCGTGACCCTGGCGAGCGCGCTCAATGTGCAACCCTCGACCGCAGCGCGGATGGTCGATCGCCTGGTAGCCGCGGAGCTGGTGGATCGCAATCCCAATCCCGATTCGCGACGGGAACTCATCATCGAATTGACCGAACAGGGCCACCGGGTCGTCAACGCGGTGACCGGCCACCGTCGCCGCGAACTCGCCGCGGTGGTGAAGCGCATGCCGGAGGCGGACCGTTCCGGATTGGTGCGGGCCCTGACAGCCTTCACCGAAGCGGGCGGGGAGCCCCACGCCGACCTCGACGTCGACAGCTACCAACTCTGA
- a CDS encoding arsenate reductase/protein-tyrosine-phosphatase family protein: MTESHADGISNSRGSSEVRRATELEQAAARLREEFAQLCDANTIDRMVTSSYERLAAFAADTDRLPFLAERFARERLIALLRAVGRSVGAGPAVLFVCTHNAGRSQMALGFFTRMVGGGAVGWAGGSAPDAVVNPQVVAAMAERGIDLADEFPKPWTDELMRAADVVVDMGCGDTDPILSGHRFEQWPLADPAGQGIEEIRVIRDEIERRVSRLIANLGLSPATEGVA; this comes from the coding sequence ATGACCGAAAGCCACGCCGACGGCATATCGAACAGCCGCGGCTCATCGGAGGTGCGTCGGGCGACCGAACTGGAACAGGCGGCTGCGCGGCTCCGCGAGGAGTTCGCCCAGCTATGCGACGCCAACACTATCGACCGGATGGTGACTTCCTCCTATGAACGGCTCGCGGCCTTCGCGGCAGACACGGACCGGCTCCCATTCCTGGCCGAGAGGTTTGCGCGCGAGCGGTTGATCGCATTGCTGCGGGCCGTCGGCCGCAGCGTCGGCGCGGGTCCGGCGGTGCTGTTCGTGTGTACGCACAATGCGGGGCGTTCGCAGATGGCGCTCGGATTCTTCACGCGCATGGTGGGCGGGGGCGCGGTGGGCTGGGCGGGCGGTTCGGCACCCGATGCGGTGGTGAATCCGCAAGTGGTGGCGGCGATGGCGGAGCGGGGCATCGATCTTGCCGACGAGTTTCCGAAGCCGTGGACAGACGAACTCATGCGCGCCGCCGATGTGGTTGTCGATATGGGCTGCGGGGATACCGATCCGATCCTGTCCGGGCATCGCTTCGAACAGTGGCCGCTCGCCGATCCGGCAGGGCAGGGGATCGAGGAGATTCGCGTTATCCGGGACGAGATCGAACGCCGGGTCTCCCGGTTGATCGCGAACCTCGGATTATCACCGGCCACTGAAGGCGTGGCGTGA
- a CDS encoding cation:proton antiporter yields MTLVLAFGVVLLVCVSLSGVAARTVLSTALLFLLAGALLGQGGFGVVTVDPDDDVVVLLADVALFTVLFTDGQRANVRALREGWRLSGRALGLGMPLTMVLIAVPAHWLAGLDWPTAFLLGAILSPTDPVFASAIVGRTDVPLRLRRLLNVESGLNDGLALPFVLIFLATAAHRDSGLGEVAVELVLGVVLGIAIPATVALAWRLPILTAEPRLQALGPFAIAVSLYGVCHLTHANPYLAAFAAGSTLATMDKMAAEVFEPLGDLLSEITKFAALLVFGALITPDRLSHLGVGGWVLAVLAIVLVRPAAILLSLLRTPLSGPERAAAAWFGPKGFASVVYGLLALQSGIPNGELVFDLVAVTIALSIVLHSSTDVPVAKYLRVEPLDGLPGAKPPVATPADH; encoded by the coding sequence ATGACGCTGGTATTGGCGTTCGGGGTGGTACTGCTCGTCTGTGTGTCGCTGTCCGGTGTGGCGGCGCGGACCGTCTTGTCGACGGCATTGCTGTTCCTGTTGGCCGGGGCATTGCTCGGACAGGGCGGATTCGGTGTGGTGACGGTCGATCCCGACGATGACGTGGTCGTGTTGCTGGCCGATGTCGCGCTGTTCACGGTCTTGTTCACCGATGGCCAACGGGCGAATGTGCGTGCGCTGCGCGAAGGCTGGCGGCTGTCGGGCCGTGCGCTCGGATTGGGAATGCCGCTCACCATGGTGCTGATCGCGGTGCCCGCGCACTGGCTGGCCGGATTGGATTGGCCCACCGCGTTTCTGCTCGGCGCGATCCTGTCGCCGACGGACCCGGTGTTCGCCTCGGCGATCGTGGGCCGCACCGATGTCCCGCTGCGTTTGCGTCGGCTGCTCAATGTCGAATCGGGTTTGAACGATGGGCTCGCGCTGCCGTTCGTCCTGATCTTCCTGGCCACGGCCGCGCACCGGGATTCCGGGCTCGGCGAGGTCGCCGTCGAACTGGTGCTGGGTGTGGTACTGGGCATCGCGATCCCGGCCACGGTCGCGCTGGCATGGCGACTGCCGATCCTGACCGCCGAACCGCGTCTGCAAGCCCTGGGCCCGTTCGCGATTGCCGTTTCGCTGTACGGCGTGTGCCACCTGACGCACGCCAACCCGTATCTGGCGGCCTTCGCGGCCGGGTCGACGCTGGCCACGATGGACAAAATGGCGGCCGAGGTGTTCGAGCCGCTCGGTGATCTGCTCTCGGAGATCACGAAATTCGCGGCCCTGCTGGTCTTCGGCGCGCTCATCACCCCGGATCGACTGTCGCACTTGGGAGTCGGCGGCTGGGTGCTGGCCGTGCTCGCCATCGTGCTGGTGCGCCCCGCCGCGATTCTGCTGTCGCTGTTGCGCACCCCGCTCAGCGGTCCCGAGCGCGCCGCCGCGGCGTGGTTCGGTCCCAAGGGGTTCGCGTCGGTGGTCTACGGCCTGCTGGCGCTGCAATCCGGAATTCCCAACGGCGAGTTGGTATTCGATCTGGTCGCGGTGACCATCGCCCTGTCGATCGTGCTGCACTCCTCGACCGATGTACCGGTGGCGAAGTATCTGCGGGTGGAACCGCTGGACGGACTACCGGGTGCGAAGCCACCGGTGGCCACGCCCGCCGACCATTGA